One genomic segment of Gemmatimonadaceae bacterium includes these proteins:
- the mnmE gene encoding tRNA uridine-5-carboxymethylaminomethyl(34) synthesis GTPase MnmE: protein MTSSPGLGQSIAGGCDTIVALGTAPGRSAIAVVRLSGEDAFGIAAKHIDPWPADSREASLCTVHDSGWILDQAIVTVYVRPYSFTGEDVVEISTHGGHTVPASVIAALIGSGAREALPGEFTRRAVLNGKLDIVQAEAIGDLIDAESHAMQQVALGQLEGGLSSRIASIRESVLSLESLLAYDIDFPEEDDGPVSRDRVLQSANRVLESLDILLATIPVGQIVREGAITVIAGEPNAGKSSLFNTLLGENRAIVTEIPGTTRDALEGVIDAGRWPIRLIDTAGLRESGDVVELLGIEMSERYVARAHILLACGESKDSMKRVGLILSRISSAPVISVLTKSDLCVNEMLERSDAEQPRYISVSAVTGEGLDRLQNEIDVVLTETYGELTPELPVLVRARHVQGINVARAEIAEFKSVWTAESLPAPVAAVHLRTAAIALETLIGAVSTEDVLERVFSAFCVGK from the coding sequence GTGACCTCGAGTCCCGGTTTAGGGCAGAGCATTGCCGGAGGCTGCGACACTATTGTGGCGCTCGGCACAGCTCCCGGGAGAAGTGCGATAGCAGTTGTGCGGCTGAGTGGTGAAGACGCATTCGGTATTGCGGCGAAGCATATCGATCCTTGGCCGGCCGACTCCCGGGAAGCTTCGCTATGCACGGTCCATGACAGCGGGTGGATCCTGGATCAGGCGATAGTGACGGTCTATGTAAGGCCGTACTCATTCACCGGCGAAGACGTTGTGGAGATCTCGACGCATGGCGGCCACACTGTGCCTGCGTCCGTGATTGCTGCGTTGATTGGCTCTGGTGCGAGAGAAGCGCTTCCAGGGGAGTTCACGCGCCGAGCGGTGCTCAACGGCAAACTCGACATCGTTCAGGCGGAAGCAATTGGTGATCTCATCGATGCCGAGTCTCACGCCATGCAGCAGGTTGCACTCGGGCAGCTCGAGGGGGGCTTATCGTCGCGAATCGCTTCGATTCGCGAGAGTGTACTTTCTCTGGAGTCCCTCCTTGCATACGACATAGATTTTCCCGAGGAGGATGATGGTCCGGTCTCGAGGGATCGAGTGCTCCAGTCAGCGAATCGTGTGCTGGAGTCTCTTGATATCCTTCTCGCAACCATCCCGGTTGGCCAGATCGTGAGGGAGGGAGCGATCACTGTAATTGCCGGAGAGCCAAACGCAGGCAAGTCCTCTCTGTTCAACACACTTCTCGGAGAAAACCGGGCTATCGTCACGGAAATTCCGGGAACAACTCGTGACGCACTCGAAGGAGTGATCGACGCGGGGCGCTGGCCCATTCGCCTGATTGATACTGCTGGTCTTCGGGAAAGCGGTGACGTGGTGGAACTGCTCGGAATTGAGATGAGCGAGAGGTATGTAGCTCGAGCTCATATTCTACTCGCCTGTGGCGAAAGCAAAGACTCCATGAAGCGAGTTGGTTTGATTCTGTCGCGGATTTCGTCGGCGCCAGTAATTTCGGTTCTGACGAAGAGTGATCTCTGTGTAAACGAAATGCTCGAACGGTCAGATGCAGAACAACCGAGGTACATCAGTGTCAGTGCTGTGACGGGCGAAGGACTGGACCGCCTTCAGAATGAAATTGACGTTGTCCTTACCGAGACTTATGGAGAGCTCACGCCGGAGCTGCCTGTGCTGGTGCGGGCAAGGCATGTTCAGGGGATCAATGTCGCCCGTGCCGAAATTGCTGAGTTCAAATCCGTGTGGACGGCTGAGTCTCTTCCTGCACCAGTAGCGGCAGTACACCTTCGAACGGCAGCAATCGCATTGGAGACACTGATCGGTGCAGTGAGCACCGAGGATGTTCTGGAGCGAGTGTTCAGTGCCTTCTGTGTAGGGAAATAA
- a CDS encoding MBL fold metallo-hydrolase, giving the protein MRITYIGHATLLIELADRIFLTDPNFDLALGKFLPRVSAPGVAIKSLPRIDAIIITHAHADHLSFKSLDALPQEIPIYAPPAIARWLRRRGYGMAQQIAPGEAVQCGRVEIHAGSATHRGNRYAVDRWRSAANMYLFDTNKLSCFFAGDTGLTPESTHLVENNVTIVGRRLDMALLPIGHAPWWKPGFRKGHLTSGDALTLFDRLDARYLIPYHWGTFDHVTSKAHDAIYRLRALLPGHPRSEMVQILEPGMSFDLPSDE; this is encoded by the coding sequence ATGCGGATCACCTATATTGGTCACGCAACGCTACTAATTGAGCTGGCTGACCGAATCTTCCTGACCGACCCGAACTTTGATCTAGCTCTTGGCAAGTTTCTGCCAAGGGTCAGTGCACCGGGAGTGGCGATCAAGTCCCTGCCGCGTATTGACGCGATAATCATTACGCATGCGCACGCGGATCATCTGTCGTTCAAATCTCTCGATGCCCTGCCTCAGGAAATTCCGATTTATGCGCCCCCGGCGATCGCCAGATGGCTAAGGCGGCGAGGCTATGGCATGGCTCAGCAAATCGCTCCCGGAGAGGCTGTTCAATGCGGCAGAGTCGAAATCCACGCCGGCTCGGCAACGCATCGGGGTAATCGGTACGCCGTCGATCGGTGGCGGAGTGCCGCCAATATGTATCTATTTGATACTAATAAGCTTTCCTGTTTCTTTGCGGGTGATACTGGATTGACTCCGGAAAGTACGCATCTCGTTGAGAATAACGTGACAATTGTCGGGCGTCGGCTGGATATGGCGCTGCTGCCTATTGGCCATGCTCCATGGTGGAAGCCCGGGTTTCGAAAAGGCCATCTAACCAGCGGTGACGCACTCACCCTGTTTGATCGGCTGGATGCCAGGTATCTCATCCCGTACCACTGGGGCACTTTCGATCACGTGACATCGAAAGCTCATGATGCGATTTATCGCCTCAGGGCACTGCTGCCGGGACATCCGAGAAGCGAGATGGTGCAGATTCTCGAGCCCGGGATGAGCTTCGACCTACCGTCGGACGAGTAG
- the yidC gene encoding membrane protein insertase YidC, producing MEKRYFLALLLAAAVVAITQFLFPVAPPAPPVDVKRDTVSSVVPPRARVQDSLPSASEQPRPAATDSVGLMDIRPEITTIETRRSIYQFSSIGAAPTSIRLKDYKNLTSSGGIVELRTPGEPLLKYGLVHRGDTTSLDRVPFRVTREGDLASGGALIYSATVDNFNVTIRYGFVPDRYMVSINGRIDGPAENVYLLTHLPSTVRPTESDTTADLNSLAYSFKPQRDNARLVQFGSLDPGEQELAAGPLTWAAVKNKYFVLGVLNPPGNTFDEVSLKGGPRTSKLATTASATIVKAIKDGKFTMDLYAGPQQQNELVAVGRDFDHVNPFGWRFLQGMVQPIATLCVRLLLWMHEVLQLSYGWVLVIFGVLIRIILWPLNQSAMRSSMKMQDIQPQLAEVQKKYKDKPERQREEIMKVYKEHGASPFTALTGCLPALIPMPVLFALFFVFQGTIEFRGVPFMWLHDISMKDPYYILPVLMGASMYVLSWIGLRNAPPNPQAKMMSYMFPVMMTFVLANMASGLNLYYTAQNLAALPQQWLLARERARRKRLT from the coding sequence ATGGAAAAACGATACTTTCTGGCCCTACTGCTGGCTGCAGCTGTTGTTGCCATAACTCAGTTTCTTTTTCCTGTTGCGCCTCCGGCACCGCCCGTCGACGTCAAGCGTGATACCGTTAGTTCTGTAGTCCCTCCGAGAGCTCGGGTCCAGGATAGTCTACCCTCTGCGAGTGAGCAGCCCCGTCCGGCTGCGACCGATTCTGTTGGTTTAATGGATATCCGGCCGGAAATCACGACAATCGAGACCAGGCGCTCGATTTATCAGTTCAGCAGCATCGGAGCAGCTCCCACTTCAATCCGCCTGAAGGACTATAAGAACCTTACGTCTTCAGGTGGGATCGTTGAGTTGCGAACCCCTGGCGAGCCTTTGTTGAAGTATGGGCTAGTGCATCGAGGCGACACGACATCACTTGATCGGGTTCCATTTCGAGTCACACGTGAGGGGGATCTAGCAAGTGGCGGTGCGCTTATCTATAGCGCAACAGTCGACAACTTCAATGTGACAATCAGATACGGCTTTGTTCCTGATCGCTATATGGTCAGCATCAATGGTCGAATCGATGGGCCAGCAGAGAATGTCTATCTTCTGACGCATCTTCCATCGACCGTCAGGCCTACGGAATCGGACACCACCGCTGACTTGAATAGCCTGGCGTATTCGTTCAAGCCGCAGCGGGACAATGCCCGGCTTGTGCAGTTTGGAAGCCTTGATCCGGGTGAGCAAGAACTCGCGGCCGGGCCGCTGACATGGGCTGCCGTAAAGAACAAGTACTTTGTGCTGGGGGTGTTAAACCCACCGGGTAATACGTTCGATGAGGTGAGCTTGAAGGGCGGTCCACGGACATCCAAGCTCGCGACAACCGCCTCCGCCACGATTGTAAAGGCGATCAAAGACGGAAAATTCACGATGGACCTTTATGCAGGTCCGCAGCAACAGAATGAGCTCGTTGCAGTAGGTCGAGACTTCGACCATGTAAACCCGTTTGGATGGCGTTTTCTGCAGGGTATGGTGCAGCCTATTGCAACGCTCTGTGTTCGCCTTCTCCTGTGGATGCATGAAGTACTGCAGCTGAGCTATGGCTGGGTGCTGGTGATCTTCGGTGTCCTGATCCGGATAATTCTCTGGCCGCTGAACCAGAGCGCGATGCGCTCGAGCATGAAAATGCAGGACATTCAGCCGCAGCTGGCAGAGGTGCAGAAGAAGTACAAGGACAAGCCAGAGAGGCAACGAGAAGAGATCATGAAAGTGTACAAGGAGCATGGCGCCAGTCCGTTCACCGCGCTCACCGGATGCCTGCCGGCTCTCATTCCAATGCCCGTACTCTTCGCGCTGTTCTTTGTGTTTCAGGGCACCATCGAGTTCAGAGGCGTTCCCTTCATGTGGCTTCACGATATCTCGATGAAGGATCCCTACTACATCCTTCCGGTTCTGATGGGCGCCTCGATGTACGTACTCTCCTGGATCGGCCTGCGTAATGCTCCGCCGAATCCGCAGGCCAAGATGATGAGTTACATGTTCCCGGTAATGATGACCTTTGTCCTCGCAAACATGGCTTCCGGGCTGAACCTCTACTACACGGCACAGAATCTTGCCGCCCTTCCACAGCAGTGGCTTCTGGCGAGAGAGCGCGCCCGACGCAAGCGTCTGACGTAG
- the yidD gene encoding membrane protein insertion efficiency factor YidD yields the protein MRNPLILMIRGYQLWISPLLPAACRYYPTCSAYAIEAIERHGPVSGSWLAIRRIARCHPFRAGGYDPVP from the coding sequence ATGCGAAACCCTCTTATTCTGATGATTCGAGGCTATCAGCTTTGGATCTCACCGTTATTGCCTGCAGCATGTCGCTATTATCCGACGTGCTCAGCGTATGCGATTGAAGCTATCGAGCGCCATGGACCCGTGAGTGGAAGCTGGCTGGCAATCCGCCGAATTGCGCGGTGTCACCCGTTTCGAGCGGGTGGATATGACCCGGTCCCCTAA
- the rpmH gene encoding 50S ribosomal protein L34, producing the protein MGKPTYCPRNKRRIRTHGFRERMSTRWGRAVLNRRRKKGRKQLAVRLPSKYAGA; encoded by the coding sequence ATGGGCAAGCCAACCTATTGTCCGCGTAACAAACGTCGTATCAGGACTCATGGTTTTCGTGAGCGAATGTCAACCCGATGGGGTAGGGCGGTGCTCAACCGGCGACGTAAAAAAGGCCGTAAGCAGTTAGCGGTACGCCTGCCGAGTAAATACGCCGGCGCCTAA
- the dnaA gene encoding chromosomal replication initiator protein DnaA, with protein sequence MSLTASEVWKRLLDRARIDIPEQTFRTWLEPTEALSLDGDVISVGVPDQFAADWNESKHAELFSTYGPIALGYPIRVIFKVNEERKKRSQMDFFVAPPVFSFATGRGHLSANQAPLSSRYTFDHFVIGKSNELAAAAAHAVSQAPGKVYNPLFIYGDTGIGKTHLMQAIAHDIISRNPQMRISFVGTEQFTNELIGSIQNHTTSSFRRQYRETDLLLIDDVHFLRGKEATQQEFFHTFNALYEAGRQIVLTSDRPPSDIPGLEARLISRFQWGMVADIQLPDFEHRIAILRQKAQLDHLEHTIPEDVIRFIAENVKSSVRELEGSIIKLLAFASLKHKEISIDLAHEALRDKLRPINGQPSHPASSTLTINTIQQIVAQEWGVTAEGLRSKTRTKALTIPRHIAMFLTRDLLGTQLVEIGNAFGGRDHSTVIHSIEKTAEILDTNPSYRSRIHKIRLQLEALRS encoded by the coding sequence ATGTCACTGACAGCTTCAGAAGTCTGGAAACGCCTACTCGACCGAGCTCGGATCGATATTCCCGAGCAAACTTTCAGGACATGGCTTGAGCCAACTGAAGCTCTAAGCCTGGACGGAGATGTAATTTCGGTTGGTGTTCCCGATCAGTTTGCTGCTGACTGGAACGAGTCCAAACATGCTGAATTGTTTTCCACATACGGTCCGATCGCCCTTGGGTACCCTATCAGAGTCATTTTCAAAGTCAACGAAGAGCGAAAAAAGAGGTCACAAATGGATTTCTTTGTAGCTCCTCCTGTTTTCTCTTTCGCAACAGGACGAGGCCACTTAAGCGCCAACCAGGCGCCACTTAGTTCCCGTTATACTTTCGACCACTTTGTCATCGGCAAATCCAACGAACTTGCCGCTGCTGCTGCACACGCTGTCTCCCAAGCACCAGGAAAGGTCTACAATCCCCTCTTTATCTATGGTGACACCGGGATAGGTAAAACTCATCTAATGCAGGCTATTGCACACGATATCATCTCAAGAAATCCACAAATGAGAATCAGCTTCGTTGGTACCGAGCAGTTTACTAACGAGTTGATTGGATCGATTCAGAACCATACCACATCGAGTTTTCGCCGACAGTACCGTGAGACCGACCTATTACTCATTGATGATGTGCATTTCCTCCGCGGAAAGGAGGCAACCCAGCAGGAATTCTTCCACACATTCAACGCATTGTACGAAGCGGGCCGTCAGATTGTTCTAACAAGCGATCGTCCACCTTCAGACATTCCAGGACTTGAAGCACGTCTAATCAGTCGCTTCCAATGGGGAATGGTTGCAGACATTCAGCTCCCCGATTTTGAGCACCGAATTGCAATCCTCAGACAGAAGGCACAACTCGACCACTTAGAACACACAATCCCGGAAGACGTAATCCGCTTCATCGCAGAGAACGTAAAATCCAGTGTCCGTGAACTCGAAGGATCCATTATCAAACTCCTCGCGTTTGCATCACTTAAGCATAAAGAGATCTCAATTGATCTTGCGCACGAAGCTCTGCGCGACAAGCTACGCCCTATAAATGGACAGCCAAGCCATCCAGCCTCCTCAACTCTAACGATCAATACAATCCAGCAAATAGTTGCCCAAGAGTGGGGAGTTACTGCAGAAGGTCTCCGATCAAAGACTCGCACAAAAGCTCTAACAATTCCCCGTCACATTGCAATGTTCCTAACACGTGATCTACTTGGAACTCAGCTTGTCGAAATCGGTAACGCTTTCGGCGGTCGTGATCACTCAACGGTTATCCACAGCATAGAGAAAACAGCAGAAATCCTGGATACAAATCCTTCGTACAGAAGCCGCATCCACAAAATTCGGCTTCAGCTTGAAGCACTACGATCCTAG